A single region of the Solwaraspora sp. WMMD406 genome encodes:
- a CDS encoding AraC family transcriptional regulator — MRSEFALASLCRDQESTTGCASTANSASPRPLHTGYTVTLKQQGISMYVLYDTRSVHPLDRYEHVQAGVAAELAPVAIHGRAPGKLVAVMAVTEIGEFKIEAVTWAADTELAGHRTDRLIRVRDPECYRIFLSVNGGARMDQAGTQVLFRARDIALYDLSRPWQATHPTGPTSMQLVMLTFPRALIPMARAVVAPLVGTALPRSLPGRSLVAQFLIELAGTSVDQEDEPALAAALHECAVGLIRQRLSQPFGFTPRTRQLLRMASFRTILRRHLNDPTFDPDRLAEIANVSPRYLYKVFQEAGTTPMQLLKRLRLEASHRSLRDPSMADTPVKTIMAVHGYLRPDQFARDFKQYFGVSPAQVRGTAAQGGSATWSRRSSREPG; from the coding sequence TCGCCGCGTCCGCTCCATACTGGATATACCGTGACGCTGAAGCAGCAGGGAATTTCGATGTATGTACTGTACGACACCAGGTCGGTGCACCCGCTCGACCGGTACGAACACGTCCAGGCGGGTGTCGCTGCCGAACTCGCCCCGGTGGCCATCCACGGCCGCGCGCCAGGCAAGCTGGTCGCGGTGATGGCAGTCACCGAGATCGGCGAATTCAAGATCGAGGCGGTGACCTGGGCTGCCGACACCGAACTAGCCGGGCACCGAACCGACCGTCTGATCAGAGTTCGCGACCCCGAATGCTACCGAATCTTCCTGAGTGTCAACGGCGGTGCCCGGATGGATCAGGCAGGCACACAAGTATTGTTCCGTGCCCGGGACATCGCGCTATACGACCTGTCCCGCCCATGGCAGGCCACGCACCCGACCGGCCCGACGTCGATGCAGCTGGTCATGCTGACGTTTCCGCGAGCACTGATACCGATGGCCCGCGCCGTGGTCGCGCCGCTCGTCGGCACAGCCCTGCCGAGAAGCCTGCCCGGACGTAGCCTGGTTGCACAATTCCTCATCGAACTGGCTGGCACCTCCGTCGATCAGGAAGACGAACCAGCTCTCGCAGCCGCCCTCCATGAATGCGCGGTCGGCTTGATCCGCCAGCGGCTCAGCCAGCCGTTCGGATTCACTCCACGCACCCGACAACTACTGCGCATGGCATCGTTCCGCACCATCCTTCGTCGGCACCTCAACGACCCGACCTTCGACCCCGATCGGCTCGCCGAGATCGCCAACGTGTCACCGCGCTACCTCTACAAGGTGTTCCAAGAAGCCGGGACCACACCGATGCAGCTGCTCAAACGGCTACGCCTCGAGGCGTCGCACCGCAGCCTGCGAGATCCCTCGATGGCTGACACACCAGTCAAGACCATCATGGCCGTGCACGGATACCTGCGCCCCGACCAGTTCGCCCGGGACTTCAAACAGTACTTTGGCGTCTCCCCGGCGCAGGTTCGTGGCACCGCCGCTCAGGGCGGGTCAGCGACATGGTCCCGACGCTCATCAAGAGAGCCCGGATGA